The sequence ATTTAGGAAAAGAGTTAAAAGCTTCTCCTGCTCCTATATATTCTAACTATTCATCAATAGATGAGCTTAAAGAGGAGTTAATTACAGTAGCTAAAAATAGATTTATGGAATACATAAAAAGACCTTTTACTGATTTAGAATATCTTAATATCGGTATGGGAATTTGTGTTTTTGCTAGAGAAAATAAAGAACTTTTCAGATCTATTTTTTTAAGAGAACAATCTTTCACTGATATTATTAGAAGATTTAGAGATTCTGTAAAAGCTGAGATAGAAAAAGATGAAAGATTTACTGGACTTCCAGTAGAATTTAAAGATGAACTTCTTTTAGATTGTTGGATTTTTGCTCACGGATATTCTACCCTTATTGCAACTGGATTTATTAATCCAACAGATGAAGAAATCAAAGAAAGACTTATGGCTGGAGCTGGAGCTATTCTTTACAAAAGACTTGGAGAACTAAAAAAATAAAAAATTGAGGTTGAACACATTTTTGTGAACAACCTCTTTTTCATTAATTTTTCTTATTTTTTAATATATATTTTACAACTTCCATTCCAGCAATAGTTCCATCATTAACAGCTGTTGTTACCTGTCTAACCTTTTTAGCAACCATATCTCCAGCTACATAGATTCCTTCAACTTTTGTTTTCATAGTATCGTCTGTTTCAACAAATCCAGCCTTATCTAAAGTTGCAAACTCTCCTATAAGTTCAGTTAAATTTTTTGTTCCAAGATAAAGGAAAGCATACTGAGTAGGAAACTCCTTTTCCTCTCCGTCGATTAAAACTTTTGCACTTTCAAGATATTCTCCACCTTTTAACTCTTTAATCTCTGCTCCAAGATAGATTTTTACTTTTTCATTTTCTTTAAGAAGTTTTAAAGATTCTTCACTACATTTAAACTCACTATCTTTTATAAAAATATTTATCTCTTTTGAAAATCTAGTTAGGAACAATGCCTCCTCAGCTACCTCTTCCCCTTGTCCAAATAAAGAAACTATCATATTTCTTGTAAAAGCTCCATCACAAGTAGCACAGTATGAAACTCCTTTACCTAAAAATTCTTTCTCTCCTGCAAGTTTTTTTCCAGAATTTTTTCCAGCTCCAAGAGCCATAACTATTGTTCTTGCCTCGATATTATCAACATCTGTTTTAACTATTTTTGGATCAGAATATATATCAATCCCTAAAAAAGTTCCTTCCATAAATTCTACACCAAATCTTTTTGCTTGGTCCTTCATTTTAGAAAGTAACTCTTTTCCAGTTATCTCCTCAGCAAATCCTGGATAATTTTCAATAGAATGAGCCATCGCTAAACTTCCAACTCCAGATTTTTCTACAACCAAAACAGAAAGATTACTTCTTCCTGCATATATTCCAGCTGTAAGACCTGCTGGTCCTCCACCTACAACAACTAAATCATATACTTTTTTCATAATACCTCCTTAAAAACTAAATTATTCCTAAAGATGTTAAAAATATTCTCTCTTCCCCTATTGTTGTACTTTCAGTATGTCCACTATATACAACTGTTTCACTTGGAAGTTTGCAAAGTCTTCTTAAACTATTGAAAAGTTGCTCTCCACTACTTCCCGGAAAATCATATCTTCCAAAACTTCTTCTAAACATTGTATCTCCAGATATTAAAATTTTATCTTCCTCGTCAAAGAAACATTTTGAACCTACTGTATGTCCCGGAGTATCAATCACTCTGAATTTTCCAACAAAATCTCCACCTTTTATTCTTTTAAAAGGTCCGTTATAAACAAAATTTATTCCAAAAATATAGTTAGAATGGCTTAAATTAGAGTCAACTAAACACTCAGCATCTTCATCTCCTATAAAAACTTTTGCATCTGGAAATAGAGATTTTACTCTATTTAATCCACAAATATGATCTGAATGTCCGTGTGTCAAAATTATATATCTTAAGTCTAAACCTTTTTCTTCTATAAAATCCACTATTTTATCTACTCTTTCTCCCTCACAATCAAATAGATAAGCTATTTTATCATCGTCCCAAGCCAAATAACTATGTGTCATAAGTCCTGCAGGATTAGTTATAAATTTTTTAACTTCCATTATCTACCTCCATTTTTTTTATCCTTAAGAATATAATATCATTTTTTATTTAGTTTTTCAAATCATTCCTTGGACTTTTTTTATTTTACTTGATTTTATATTTCTACTGTGCTAAAATGAAGATTATAAAATAATTTAGAAAGGCAAAATGATGGGCAATAAAAATATTTTCAAAAAATTTATTTTATTTTTTATAATTATTCTAATTTGGTGTTTTGGTTCAAGTATAAATTTATGGAATCCATTTTTAATTCCACCACCAACTAAGGTTATCAATACTTTTTTTCTATTACTTTCTAATGGAAAACTTTTTCATCATCTTTTTGCTAGTTTTTTTAGAATAGTTTTAGGATTTGCTATCGCTTTTTCTTTTTCTGTTCCCTTAGCTATAATTTTTGGGATTTTCCCAAAAATTTATATATATTTTCAAGGGATTTTGGAATTTTTAAGACATACACCTCCTCTATCTCTTATGCCACTTATAATTTTATGGT is a genomic window of Fusobacterium perfoetens containing:
- a CDS encoding TetR/AcrR family transcriptional regulator, with translation MPKKVIFSKEIVFNKAFEMFEKQGLDVITARNLGKELKASPAPIYSNYSSIDELKEELITVAKNRFMEYIKRPFTDLEYLNIGMGICVFARENKELFRSIFLREQSFTDIIRRFRDSVKAEIEKDERFTGLPVEFKDELLLDCWIFAHGYSTLIATGFINPTDEEIKERLMAGAGAILYKRLGELKK
- a CDS encoding NAD(P)/FAD-dependent oxidoreductase, which gives rise to MKKVYDLVVVGGGPAGLTAGIYAGRSNLSVLVVEKSGVGSLAMAHSIENYPGFAEEITGKELLSKMKDQAKRFGVEFMEGTFLGIDIYSDPKIVKTDVDNIEARTIVMALGAGKNSGKKLAGEKEFLGKGVSYCATCDGAFTRNMIVSLFGQGEEVAEEALFLTRFSKEINIFIKDSEFKCSEESLKLLKENEKVKIYLGAEIKELKGGEYLESAKVLIDGEEKEFPTQYAFLYLGTKNLTELIGEFATLDKAGFVETDDTMKTKVEGIYVAGDMVAKKVRQVTTAVNDGTIAGMEVVKYILKNKKN
- a CDS encoding MBL fold metallo-hydrolase: MEVKKFITNPAGLMTHSYLAWDDDKIAYLFDCEGERVDKIVDFIEEKGLDLRYIILTHGHSDHICGLNRVKSLFPDAKVFIGDEDAECLVDSNLSHSNYIFGINFVYNGPFKRIKGGDFVGKFRVIDTPGHTVGSKCFFDEEDKILISGDTMFRRSFGRYDFPGSSGEQLFNSLRRLCKLPSETVVYSGHTESTTIGEERIFLTSLGII